The following are encoded in a window of Maridesulfovibrio ferrireducens genomic DNA:
- the serS gene encoding serine--tRNA ligase — translation MLDLKFVRNNLDVVRESLKNRNSKLDVEEFNELDGRRRELVQEVEVLKAERNTTSADIAKIKREGGNADGIIARMGELAGKIKALDEDLKDIEVAEHDWLVSVPNIPDESVPVGASEDDNPVIRVWGEKPVLDFEPREHWDLAVELGGVDFERAAKLTGARFAVLRKWGARLERALTSLMVDIQTMEHGYIEIIPPYIVNRDSLYGTGQLPKFAEDLFKLENSEYFLIPTAEVPLTNLHRDEILDESELSVAYCAPTPCFRSEAGSYGKDTKGLIRQHQFHKVEMVRFAHPDKSFEELELMTSHAEEILKRLNIHYRVITICTGDIGFGAKKTYDLEVWLPGQDKYREISSCSNCGDFQARRANIKFKPKDSKKAQYVHTLNGSGLAVGRTFVAVVENYQQKDGTILIPDALKPYMGGLEVIKPE, via the coding sequence ATGCTCGATTTAAAATTTGTTCGTAATAATTTGGATGTTGTCCGCGAAAGTCTGAAAAACAGAAATTCCAAGCTGGACGTTGAAGAGTTCAATGAGCTTGATGGCCGTCGCAGAGAGCTTGTTCAGGAAGTAGAAGTCCTGAAAGCTGAGCGCAACACCACTTCCGCTGATATTGCCAAGATTAAACGCGAAGGCGGAAATGCTGATGGAATTATTGCCCGCATGGGTGAACTTGCCGGCAAAATCAAGGCTCTCGATGAAGATTTAAAAGATATTGAAGTCGCAGAACATGACTGGCTTGTATCTGTTCCTAATATTCCCGACGAATCCGTTCCTGTGGGAGCGAGTGAAGATGATAACCCCGTCATAAGGGTGTGGGGCGAAAAGCCTGTGCTCGATTTTGAACCGCGTGAGCATTGGGATCTTGCTGTTGAGCTTGGCGGAGTTGATTTTGAACGTGCCGCAAAGCTTACCGGGGCGCGTTTTGCCGTTCTGCGTAAATGGGGTGCAAGGCTTGAAAGAGCTTTGACATCTCTTATGGTCGATATTCAGACTATGGAGCACGGTTACATTGAAATAATTCCTCCATATATTGTTAACCGTGATTCTCTTTACGGAACAGGGCAGCTTCCCAAATTTGCGGAAGATCTGTTCAAGCTTGAAAATTCAGAATACTTTTTGATTCCTACAGCGGAAGTGCCTCTCACTAATCTTCATAGAGATGAAATCTTAGATGAATCTGAATTGTCGGTTGCCTACTGCGCACCTACTCCTTGTTTCAGATCAGAAGCCGGGTCGTACGGTAAAGATACAAAAGGGCTAATTCGTCAGCACCAGTTCCATAAAGTTGAAATGGTTCGCTTTGCACATCCTGATAAATCTTTTGAAGAGCTTGAATTGATGACTTCTCACGCAGAAGAGATTCTTAAACGTCTTAATATTCACTATAGAGTAATAACTATTTGTACTGGAGATATAGGATTCGGTGCAAAGAAAACTTATGATCTCGAAGTCTGGCTTCCCGGTCAGGATAAATATCGTGAGATTTCGTCTTGTTCAAACTGCGGTGATTTTCAGGCCCGCAGAGCAAATATTAAGTTTAAGCCCAAAGATTCCAAAAAAGCACAGTATGTACATACATTAAACGGGTCGGGACTTGCTGTAGGGCGTACTTTTGTTGCAGTGGTTGAAAACTACCAGCAGAAAGACGGAACTATTTTAATACCTGACGCTTTGAAACCTTACATGGGCGGACTTGAAGTCATTAAGCCTGAATAG
- a CDS encoding CinA family protein, which translates to MINTVPSIGNILIDKKWTMATAESCTGGLVSATLTDFSGSSSWFSGAIVAYSNEVKIALLNVPEAIIIEHGAVSEPTVRAMAEGVCTALSTNVGVSLSGVAGPTGGTPEKPVGTVWMGWHVNGTTYSEKFLFPGDRISVKQQSLHKILERLLEILKTS; encoded by the coding sequence ATGATAAATACAGTACCCTCAATCGGAAATATCCTTATTGATAAAAAGTGGACCATGGCAACGGCTGAATCATGCACCGGAGGTCTGGTTTCAGCGACTCTTACAGACTTTTCCGGAAGCTCATCCTGGTTCTCAGGAGCCATCGTAGCCTATTCAAACGAAGTCAAAATAGCCCTTCTAAACGTCCCTGAAGCAATCATAATAGAACACGGAGCAGTCAGCGAACCGACAGTCAGAGCTATGGCTGAGGGAGTCTGCACAGCGCTTAGCACAAACGTAGGAGTATCTCTTTCAGGTGTTGCCGGACCGACCGGCGGAACCCCGGAAAAACCTGTCGGTACGGTATGGATGGGCTGGCATGTTAACGGAACCACCTATTCAGAAAAATTTCTTTTTCCCGGAGATCGTATAAGTGTTAAGCAGCAAAGCCTGCATAAAATACTGGAAAGACTCCTCGAAATTCTCAAAACCAGCTGA
- a CDS encoding sigma-54 dependent transcriptional regulator produces MPDNTLLFIAEPQSVTSVFSPLKEAGFQAGLADNLAGAINFIKKSKPCLIFTRPVMQGYSAQALLAEAVNIENFPPVIIFSRNGSADEAQKFLELGARDYWLEPLSWEKIKLMLPEKKHPAQLPDEIVPPAKSGSQGTQGRYQVIGNHPAMQRVLGLAKQVAKSKATVLISGESGTGKEMFARFLHHHSDRSDRAFVAINCAALPEHLLESELFGHEKGSFTGAISRKLGKFELASGGTILLDEITEMELGLQAKLLRVLQEGEIDRVGGVETVKVDVRVLATTNRNIEGAVKEGSFRQDLFYRLNVIPLKLPALAQRGDDIMLLAKFFVEKYCREYGLTPLAFSDESVKWLLGYEWPGNVRELQNLMERAVLLSGAGPIASKHFLNDPDAWMPEDSFQPISESSEPGASATGSEQTANTAMPVGGSAHSGVVTISEMEKQLIIRSLDQTSGNRTKAADLLGISVRTLRNKLNDYKKTGLNL; encoded by the coding sequence ATGCCTGATAATACTTTACTATTCATCGCCGAACCACAATCCGTGACTTCCGTCTTCTCTCCACTAAAAGAAGCGGGGTTTCAGGCTGGACTTGCTGACAACCTCGCAGGCGCAATAAATTTTATAAAAAAATCAAAACCGTGCCTGATTTTCACCAGACCGGTTATGCAGGGATATTCAGCTCAGGCCCTTTTGGCAGAAGCAGTCAATATTGAGAATTTTCCTCCTGTAATTATTTTTTCCCGTAACGGTTCTGCGGATGAAGCTCAGAAATTTTTAGAACTGGGAGCACGCGACTACTGGCTTGAGCCTCTTTCATGGGAAAAAATCAAGCTGATGCTCCCTGAAAAAAAACATCCGGCCCAATTGCCTGACGAAATTGTCCCTCCCGCAAAAAGCGGCTCACAGGGAACTCAAGGCCGTTATCAGGTTATCGGAAACCATCCGGCAATGCAGCGGGTCCTCGGCCTTGCCAAACAAGTCGCTAAATCAAAAGCAACGGTTCTTATTTCCGGCGAATCCGGAACCGGTAAAGAAATGTTCGCCAGATTTTTGCATCATCATTCAGACCGAAGCGACCGTGCATTTGTTGCAATCAACTGCGCAGCCCTTCCCGAACATCTCTTGGAATCTGAACTTTTCGGACACGAAAAAGGTTCCTTCACCGGAGCAATAAGCCGAAAGCTGGGTAAATTTGAACTGGCTTCAGGCGGAACAATACTTCTTGATGAAATAACTGAAATGGAACTAGGCCTTCAAGCCAAACTTCTAAGAGTTTTACAAGAAGGTGAAATTGACCGTGTAGGCGGAGTAGAAACGGTAAAGGTGGATGTAAGGGTTCTTGCCACTACCAACCGCAATATTGAAGGCGCAGTAAAAGAAGGATCTTTCAGGCAGGACCTTTTTTACAGATTAAATGTTATCCCGCTGAAACTTCCGGCCCTTGCCCAGCGCGGCGACGACATAATGCTGCTTGCAAAATTTTTCGTTGAAAAATACTGCCGGGAATATGGACTCACTCCGCTTGCTTTTTCAGATGAATCTGTGAAGTGGCTCCTTGGATATGAATGGCCCGGTAATGTACGTGAACTGCAAAACCTTATGGAACGAGCCGTTCTCCTCTCTGGAGCCGGACCTATTGCATCAAAACACTTTCTGAATGACCCGGACGCATGGATGCCGGAAGACTCATTCCAACCGATATCTGAATCCTCAGAACCGGGAGCATCTGCCACCGGATCAGAGCAGACAGCAAACACGGCGATGCCCGTCGGGGGGTCAGCGCATTCAGGAGTTGTGACTATTTCAGAAATGGAAAAACAGCTCATAATACGAAGTCTGGATCAAACCAGCGGAAACAGAACCAAAGCTGCCGACCTGCTCGGGATTTCAGTCCGCACACTGCGAAACAAGCTGAACGACTACAAGAAAACAGGGCTCAATCTCTAA
- a CDS encoding carbohydrate porin, giving the protein MTRIFSILLLLILTPGTCLAYTSNNLYKQLDLYGDADKRKIGFMNQFRESWAEVQNATGPLVIDGDVLGYWQGYADSKISGDKKEGRDYGGFKARLRLNWKPVEDGQLFIQLQGGQADTGSNPSSRGMVATPLNSLASRTTAGGQASISDVLYTHHFAKDKFFVTLGWSEPESFLDANRFAGNGRTQFTNTIFNNEPIFDLVDENHPIIAAGYSPVEEFKFTFLAQSISRSALPRDQQKQGFDDLLDDPFLGGQLTYSPSFGNLPGNYRLFGWTNTYKQTRLDGNGDSANWGFAFNMDQNLTKDFGIFARVGKGNSAVNNITWSWSLGTNWQACIPGRDEDVWGVAAGGVQGNKHTANKDMEFHYETFYQIKISNNFSIVPDLTYVSNSLANNGNDDIVFGMLKFFFSFSTP; this is encoded by the coding sequence ATGACAAGAATATTCTCCATACTGCTACTGCTCATTCTCACTCCCGGAACATGTCTGGCTTACACCTCAAACAATCTGTATAAACAGCTAGACCTCTACGGGGATGCCGACAAACGGAAAATCGGTTTTATGAACCAATTCCGCGAATCATGGGCGGAAGTGCAGAATGCAACAGGCCCGCTGGTCATAGATGGAGATGTGCTCGGTTACTGGCAGGGCTATGCAGATTCAAAAATTTCCGGGGACAAGAAGGAAGGCAGAGACTACGGAGGATTCAAAGCTCGTCTCAGACTCAATTGGAAACCTGTTGAAGATGGACAACTATTCATACAGCTGCAAGGCGGACAAGCCGATACAGGCAGCAACCCGTCAAGCCGGGGAATGGTTGCCACACCTCTAAACTCGCTCGCCTCACGTACAACAGCAGGTGGACAGGCTTCTATTTCAGATGTCCTGTACACTCATCATTTTGCAAAAGATAAATTTTTCGTAACTCTAGGTTGGAGTGAACCTGAATCTTTTCTTGATGCCAACCGTTTTGCCGGAAACGGACGAACACAATTCACCAATACGATATTCAACAACGAACCTATTTTTGACTTAGTTGATGAAAACCATCCTATCATTGCTGCGGGCTACAGCCCTGTTGAAGAATTCAAATTCACATTCCTTGCCCAATCCATCAGCAGATCAGCTTTGCCACGAGATCAGCAAAAACAAGGATTTGATGACCTGTTAGACGACCCTTTTTTAGGCGGGCAACTGACCTACTCTCCATCATTTGGCAATTTACCGGGCAACTATCGTCTTTTCGGTTGGACCAATACATATAAACAAACTCGCCTTGATGGAAACGGCGACTCTGCAAACTGGGGATTCGCCTTCAACATGGACCAGAATCTGACCAAAGACTTCGGTATATTTGCGAGAGTAGGGAAGGGCAACAGCGCTGTAAACAACATCACATGGAGTTGGTCACTCGGCACGAACTGGCAAGCGTGTATTCCGGGCAGAGATGAAGATGTGTGGGGAGTTGCAGCCGGCGGCGTGCAGGGAAACAAACACACCGCAAATAAGGATATGGAATTCCATTATGAAACATTCTACCAGATCAAAATCAGCAACAATTTCTCGATTGTTCCGGATTTAACTTATGTATCGAACTCTCTGGCAAATAATGGTAATGATGATATTGTGTTCGGAATGTTGAAATTTTTCTTCTCTTTTTCCACACCCTGA
- a CDS encoding substrate-binding periplasmic protein, with the protein MRYLAILIIFNLLLAVPAANAENKTLTFTTGDDRDDARTKAMKELLTTCFNRMNIKINIIPMPSERSLYNANAGTQDGNFLRTEGISKSYPNLIMVPEPFYVNTIVAFSHNKNIKIDGWKSLLPYRVVWVKGWKNCDRELSKAKSVTRVRSEKALFLFLAKERADVGVFGLSTGSAMLKKLGITNVYPLSPAILLSNLYLYIHIKHISLIPQIVKTLQEMKYDGTYEKITNKYKSIKPTE; encoded by the coding sequence ATGCGTTATTTAGCGATACTCATTATTTTTAATTTGCTCTTAGCAGTGCCGGCGGCAAATGCAGAAAACAAAACCCTGACATTCACAACGGGAGATGACAGGGATGACGCTCGCACCAAAGCAATGAAAGAACTGCTGACAACTTGTTTCAATCGCATGAATATAAAAATTAATATTATCCCCATGCCATCTGAACGCTCACTATATAATGCAAATGCCGGGACTCAAGATGGCAACTTTCTACGGACTGAAGGAATTTCAAAATCCTACCCTAATTTAATCATGGTTCCAGAGCCTTTTTATGTAAACACGATCGTAGCCTTTTCACACAATAAAAATATCAAAATAGACGGATGGAAAAGTTTACTTCCTTATCGCGTAGTCTGGGTTAAGGGCTGGAAAAATTGTGATCGTGAGCTGAGTAAGGCTAAAAGCGTAACCAGAGTCAGGAGTGAAAAAGCGCTATTTTTATTCTTGGCAAAAGAACGGGCTGACGTAGGTGTTTTTGGCCTGAGTACTGGATCAGCAATGCTTAAAAAATTAGGCATCACTAATGTATACCCTTTATCTCCCGCAATACTTTTAAGTAATTTATACCTTTACATTCATATAAAGCATATCTCCTTAATCCCTCAGATAGTAAAAACGCTTCAAGAAATGAAGTATGACGGGACATACGAAAAGATCACAAATAAATACAAATCCATAAAGCCGACTGAATAG